A genome region from Sphingobacteriaceae bacterium GW460-11-11-14-LB5 includes the following:
- a CDS encoding futalosine hydrolase, whose product MKTLVVAATKAELAFFYQHFNLPDGDFVESKNFDLLITGVGMVATAFALGKHLSSKYDLVVNFGIAGSFDRNLALGTVLHITEDTFAELGAENGDEFLTISDLGFGENHYTSKTHQSVSLPIAKGITVNCVTGSEKSIKNLIKRLNPTTESMEGAAVFYACKQLNVDCLQIRSISNYVEPRNKDNWKIGLAIKNLNDWAIAFVGEMN is encoded by the coding sequence ATGAAAACTTTAGTTGTTGCTGCTACAAAAGCCGAACTTGCCTTCTTTTACCAGCATTTTAACTTGCCGGATGGAGATTTTGTAGAAAGTAAAAATTTCGATTTGCTGATTACAGGCGTTGGAATGGTAGCAACAGCCTTTGCCCTTGGCAAACATCTTTCATCTAAATACGACCTTGTGGTAAATTTCGGCATTGCCGGAAGCTTTGACCGGAACCTGGCCTTAGGTACGGTATTACATATTACGGAGGATACTTTTGCCGAACTGGGCGCCGAAAATGGAGACGAATTTTTAACCATAAGCGATTTAGGTTTTGGGGAGAACCACTATACCTCAAAAACACACCAAAGTGTTAGCCTGCCGATAGCAAAAGGCATCACCGTGAACTGTGTAACGGGAAGCGAAAAAAGCATTAAAAATCTAATTAAGAGGTTAAATCCAACGACCGAAAGCATGGAAGGTGCTGCTGTTTTTTATGCCTGCAAACAGTTAAATGTAGATTGTTTACAGATCAGAAGTATCTCTAATTATGTAGAACCCCGAAATAAAGACAATTGGAAAATTGGTTTGGCCATTAAAAATTTAAACGACTGGGCCATTGCTTTTGTTGGAGAAATGAACTGA
- a CDS encoding 6-pyruvoyl tetrahydrobiopterin synthase yields MIYITRKASFNAAHKLARTDWDDDKNNEVYGKCANPNWHGHNYWLYVTVKGEVNPETGFLVDLKWLKDVMNDYVVDKVDHKNLNLDVDFMKGKLASTENLAIEIWKQLWAPIAESGAVLHCVKIYETENNFVEYFG; encoded by the coding sequence ATGATTTACATAACGAGAAAAGCATCATTTAACGCGGCGCACAAATTAGCCCGTACCGATTGGGATGATGATAAAAACAACGAAGTTTATGGTAAATGTGCCAACCCCAACTGGCATGGCCATAACTATTGGTTATATGTTACAGTTAAAGGCGAAGTTAATCCGGAAACAGGTTTTCTTGTTGATTTAAAATGGCTGAAAGACGTAATGAATGATTATGTGGTAGATAAGGTTGATCATAAAAATTTAAATCTTGATGTAGATTTTATGAAAGGCAAGCTGGCTTCAACTGAAAATCTGGCCATAGAAATCTGGAAACAATTATGGGCACCGATTGCAGAGAGCGGCGCAGTTTTACATTGCGTAAAAATATACGAGACCGAAAATAATTTTGTTGAATACTTTGGTTAA
- a CDS encoding GTP cyclohydrolase I FolE: protein MSDKDVLKGESRDGYVKIDRYNEDKIEAVATHYKDILGQLGENPEREGLLKTPERVAKALQYLTHGYDLKPDEILKGAMFEEDYSQMVVVKDIEVYSMCEHHMLPFFGKAHIAYIPNGHIVGLSKIPRVVDAFARRLQVQERLTNEIRDCIQNTLNPMGVAVVMECRHLCMSMRGVQKQNSVTTTSAFTGTFLSNDKTRAEFLRLITASLD, encoded by the coding sequence ATGAGCGATAAAGACGTATTGAAAGGCGAATCGAGAGACGGTTATGTAAAAATAGACCGTTACAACGAAGATAAAATTGAAGCTGTAGCTACACATTATAAAGATATTCTTGGCCAGTTGGGTGAAAATCCAGAACGCGAAGGTTTATTAAAAACACCCGAGCGCGTAGCTAAGGCGCTGCAATATTTAACACATGGTTACGATTTAAAACCTGATGAAATTCTGAAGGGCGCCATGTTTGAAGAAGATTATAGCCAAATGGTTGTGGTTAAGGATATTGAAGTATATTCGATGTGCGAACACCATATGTTGCCATTCTTTGGTAAAGCACATATTGCCTATATTCCGAACGGACACATTGTGGGTTTAAGTAAAATTCCACGTGTAGTTGATGCTTTTGCCCGCCGTTTACAGGTACAGGAGCGCTTAACGAACGAAATCAGAGATTGTATTCAGAATACCCTTAACCCCATGGGCGTTGCGGTGGTGATGGAATGCAGGCATTTATGCATGTCAATGCGTGGCGTGCAAAAACAGAATTCGGTAACCACAACCTCGGCCTTTACAGGGACTTTTTTAAGTAACGATAAAACAAGAGCAGAGTTTTTAAGGTTAATTACCGCAAGTTTAGATTAA
- a CDS encoding [acyl-carrier-protein] S-malonyltransferase, with product MKAYIFPGQGAQFVGMGKDLYENPKAAALFEQANEIIGFRISDIMFSGTDEELKQTNVTQPAIFLHSVILAKVLGDDFKPDMVAGHSLGEFSALVAANALSFEDGLKLVIARANAMQKACEAQPSTMAAILGLADDVVEKICAEIDAVVVPANYNCPGQLVISGSIEGIDLACAKLTEAGAKRALKLNVGGAFHSPLMEPAKIELQAAIEATAISAPICPVYQNVDAKPYTDPTEIKGNLIKQLTGAVRWTQTVGNMLADGATEFVEVGPGNVLQGLVKKVSREVQTSSAAIA from the coding sequence ATGAAAGCATATATTTTTCCCGGACAGGGAGCACAGTTTGTAGGCATGGGCAAAGATCTTTACGAGAACCCAAAAGCTGCAGCATTATTTGAACAAGCCAACGAGATTATTGGTTTCCGTATTAGCGATATTATGTTCAGCGGAACAGATGAAGAGCTTAAACAAACCAATGTAACCCAACCGGCAATTTTTTTGCATTCGGTTATTTTAGCTAAAGTGTTGGGCGATGATTTTAAACCAGATATGGTTGCAGGCCATTCTTTAGGCGAATTTTCGGCTTTAGTGGCTGCAAATGCATTAAGCTTTGAAGATGGATTAAAACTGGTTATTGCGCGTGCAAATGCCATGCAAAAGGCTTGTGAAGCACAACCATCAACCATGGCTGCCATTTTAGGTTTAGCTGATGATGTAGTGGAGAAAATCTGTGCCGAAATTGATGCGGTTGTTGTTCCTGCAAATTATAACTGCCCTGGGCAATTGGTCATTTCGGGCAGCATCGAAGGCATTGACCTGGCTTGCGCTAAATTAACAGAAGCAGGCGCTAAAAGAGCTTTAAAATTAAATGTGGGTGGTGCATTCCACTCTCCTTTAATGGAGCCTGCAAAAATTGAATTACAGGCAGCTATAGAAGCTACTGCTATTTCTGCTCCAATTTGCCCGGTTTATCAAAACGTTGATGCAAAGCCGTATACAGACCCAACTGAAATTAAAGGCAATTTAATTAAACAATTAACCGGTGCTGTACGTTGGACACAAACAGTAGGGAACATGCTTGCCGATGGTGCAACTGAATTTGTAGAAGTTGGCCCAGGTAATGTGTTACAAGGATTGGTTAAAAAGGTAAGCCGCGAAGTACAAACAAGTAGTGCTGCTATAGCTTAA
- a CDS encoding two-component sensor histidine kinase: MKMSFGVKIRFLLLVLGCCLIATSISLSRFTTKSELLEHDAQEIQHNLLIKEKAVQSFLADKQQVARAKQFHLNPNHAIDFIKTYRTNSGINLLTYQNNELKFWSTNKVSEIDPATIKEGSSVLFFYNGWYEVIKSTQGNFSFIFLITIQSQYPFKETKYFKNDIDPILSTTKILTFASFTDKDVYVIKSLDNKFLFGLKVKPGYAETHYSGTQLWLFVAGMLCICMFFNSLSSFIARRGHIAWGTFLLLFFFLTFRLTDLYYGWFNHRFTLDLFDPRIYADNFLMPSLGDFLLNVIALTWLLLFMYNHKEQYKFPGWIKRSKIIGVVIQAGLMVLIGRIVWDTDDIFFGLIFNSKINFDIVNILKLSGTSWVGIVILCLAWFQIYLITAVSATVSSQLNVSNKERVIIFLIGFAGVFIYKVVVDFNAFFIVFALVLFIVARAVYLKEKNFSIGMFAIVFFCLAFNTSIKYTKYKDIKERSLREPLARKVQSSEDPNAIIALGTLGDEIVKDNFLTNYFSQNRKGNYAVLKNHIKDYLDGYLNRYDYQIYPYDRLGAAIENSDTPPIDKYKNLVEAGSVKIDGSNFFYQVNNTFGYQDYFGIISVVNNGSLLGTLVIELRSKPYNYNNRLPDLLGDQKLIKDEDFKGYSIALYSNNKLLNQSGNYTYPLDGSIFKGKKDDFITSNDNELRYSHLIYKPTNSKMVVISKEKVDYVERLAALSFFFLIFIIFSLLLYGLIWLIKNLDDDKVGWFSINRSLMINANKILYKTRIQVSIVLAVVATLVIVGWGTYYYMNNEYRGQQDAILKDKIRKVQQNFEKQIFSNGIIANDESAAADFNNFADINNADLNLYDLSGNLIMTTYPKLYNYKIIGKKMGPYAFASLEGLHRSEFINAEEKIGNLTYAAAYAPIRNAQNKTIAYIGLPNYSTEEEYTDKLALFVSNLINLYALVFVAIGVLAVFLANQITNPLTFIQDSISKTKIGQKNEPIIWRRHDEIGSLIKEYNHMIAALEDSAIKLARSERESAWREMAKQVAHEIKNPLTPLKLGVQLLEKSWKEKDPNFELKFNKFSKSFIEQIDSLSKIASEFSNFAKMPDTNLERLSLLPIIDQAREVFKSTENVTIDVLNKSDKDIEIMADHDQLLRTFNNLLKNAIEAIDEETLCCITIIVYVDAKNAYIEIKDNGKGIPPTLHDKIFVPNFTTKTSGTGLGLAFVKQAVENAGGSVKFTSISGLGTTFYLNFPLA, encoded by the coding sequence ATGAAAATGAGCTTTGGTGTAAAAATAAGATTTCTATTGCTTGTTTTAGGCTGTTGCCTCATTGCAACTTCTATTTCGTTAAGCCGCTTTACCACCAAAAGCGAACTTCTGGAGCACGATGCACAAGAAATTCAGCACAACCTTTTAATCAAAGAAAAAGCTGTTCAAAGTTTTCTGGCCGATAAACAGCAGGTTGCCAGAGCCAAACAATTTCATCTCAATCCTAATCATGCAATAGATTTTATCAAAACCTACCGCACAAACAGCGGCATAAACCTGTTAACCTACCAAAATAATGAGCTTAAATTCTGGAGTACCAATAAAGTTTCTGAAATAGATCCGGCTACAATAAAAGAAGGTAGCTCGGTTTTGTTTTTTTATAATGGCTGGTACGAGGTAATTAAAAGCACCCAGGGAAATTTTAGCTTTATTTTCCTGATCACCATTCAATCTCAATATCCTTTTAAAGAAACAAAATATTTTAAAAATGATATCGATCCAATTTTATCAACCACCAAAATATTAACGTTTGCATCTTTTACGGATAAGGATGTATATGTGATAAAAAGTTTGGACAATAAGTTTTTATTCGGACTTAAGGTTAAACCAGGTTATGCAGAAACCCATTATTCGGGTACACAATTATGGTTATTTGTTGCCGGGATGTTATGCATCTGCATGTTTTTTAATTCTTTAAGTTCGTTTATTGCCAGACGCGGACATATTGCATGGGGTACGTTTTTGTTATTGTTTTTCTTCTTAACCTTTAGGTTAACCGATTTATATTACGGTTGGTTTAACCACAGGTTTACCTTAGATCTGTTTGATCCGAGAATATATGCCGATAATTTCCTGATGCCTTCTCTGGGCGATTTTCTGTTAAATGTAATTGCATTAACCTGGCTGCTCTTGTTTATGTACAACCATAAAGAACAGTATAAGTTTCCGGGATGGATTAAGCGGAGCAAAATAATTGGAGTGGTTATTCAGGCCGGATTAATGGTGCTGATTGGTCGGATAGTTTGGGATACCGATGATATTTTCTTCGGATTGATTTTTAACTCTAAAATTAATTTCGATATCGTTAATATCCTTAAGCTCAGCGGAACCAGCTGGGTAGGCATTGTGATTTTATGTCTGGCCTGGTTTCAGATTTACCTGATCACTGCCGTTTCGGCAACAGTAAGCAGTCAGTTAAATGTTAGCAATAAAGAGCGGGTTATTATTTTTTTAATTGGTTTTGCAGGTGTGTTTATCTACAAAGTAGTGGTAGATTTTAATGCATTTTTTATCGTTTTTGCCCTGGTGTTATTTATCGTGGCGCGGGCTGTTTATTTAAAGGAAAAGAACTTTTCAATCGGCATGTTTGCCATCGTATTTTTCTGCCTGGCTTTTAATACCTCCATTAAATACACCAAGTATAAAGATATTAAAGAAAGAAGTTTACGCGAGCCTTTGGCCAGAAAAGTGCAATCATCAGAAGATCCGAATGCTATTATTGCTTTAGGTACTTTGGGTGATGAAATTGTTAAAGATAATTTTCTGACCAACTATTTTAGTCAAAACAGAAAAGGCAATTATGCCGTACTCAAAAACCACATTAAAGATTATTTAGATGGCTATTTAAACCGGTATGATTATCAGATCTATCCATACGACAGATTGGGTGCTGCGATAGAAAATTCTGATACCCCACCAATTGATAAATATAAAAACCTGGTCGAGGCCGGCTCGGTCAAGATTGATGGATCTAACTTTTTTTATCAGGTTAACAATACATTTGGTTACCAGGATTATTTTGGAATCATTTCCGTTGTAAATAATGGTAGTTTATTAGGCACACTCGTGATCGAACTCCGGTCCAAACCATATAATTATAACAATCGGCTACCCGATCTTTTGGGCGATCAAAAATTGATCAAAGATGAAGATTTTAAGGGTTATTCTATTGCCTTGTACAGCAATAATAAATTGCTTAATCAATCTGGAAATTATACCTATCCTTTAGATGGCAGCATCTTTAAGGGTAAAAAGGATGATTTTATCACGAGTAATGACAATGAACTTCGTTATAGCCATTTAATTTATAAGCCTACTAACAGTAAAATGGTGGTGATCAGCAAAGAGAAAGTTGATTATGTAGAGCGTTTGGCAGCGCTATCATTTTTCTTCCTGATATTTATCATCTTCTCCTTGTTACTGTATGGTTTAATATGGTTAATCAAAAATCTTGATGACGATAAGGTAGGCTGGTTTAGTATCAACAGGTCGTTGATGATTAACGCCAATAAGATTTTGTATAAAACCAGAATCCAGGTTTCTATTGTATTGGCCGTTGTGGCCACGCTGGTTATTGTAGGTTGGGGAACTTATTATTACATGAACAATGAGTACCGTGGACAGCAGGATGCTATATTAAAGGATAAAATAAGAAAGGTTCAACAGAATTTTGAAAAGCAGATTTTCAGTAATGGCATTATTGCAAATGATGAGAGTGCTGCTGCAGATTTTAACAACTTTGCCGATATCAATAATGCCGATTTAAATTTATACGACCTCAGTGGCAACCTGATCATGACTACCTATCCCAAACTCTATAATTATAAAATTATCGGTAAAAAAATGGGACCATATGCCTTTGCTTCTTTAGAAGGACTGCATCGGTCAGAATTTATCAACGCTGAAGAAAAAATTGGCAATTTAACCTATGCTGCTGCATATGCCCCGATTAGGAACGCTCAAAATAAAACAATTGCCTATATCGGCCTGCCGAATTACTCTACCGAAGAAGAATATACCGATAAACTGGCGCTTTTTGTGAGTAACCTGATTAATCTATATGCACTGGTGTTTGTGGCTATTGGCGTATTGGCTGTTTTTTTGGCCAATCAGATTACCAATCCCTTAACTTTTATTCAGGATAGCATTAGTAAAACTAAAATCGGGCAAAAGAACGAGCCTATTATATGGCGCAGGCATGATGAGATTGGCTCTTTAATTAAGGAGTATAACCATATGATTGCAGCCCTGGAAGATAGTGCAATTAAGCTGGCCAGATCGGAGCGGGAGAGTGCCTGGCGCGAAATGGCGAAACAGGTTGCCCACGAAATCAAAAATCCGTTGACGCCTTTAAAATTAGGTGTTCAGTTGTTGGAGAAATCGTGGAAAGAGAAAGACCCTAACTTCGAACTGAAGTTTAATAAGTTTAGCAAATCTTTTATAGAACAGATTGATAGCCTTTCGAAAATCGCTTCTGAGTTTTCTAATTTTGCCAAAATGCCCGATACCAACCTGGAGCGTCTTTCTTTACTTCCTATTATTGACCAGGCAAGAGAAGTATTTAAAAGCACTGAAAATGTAACCATTGACGTGTTAAATAAAAGCGATAAGGACATCGAAATCATGGCCGATCATGATCAGCTTCTAAGGACGTTTAATAACTTACTTAAAAATGCAATAGAAGCTATAGATGAAGAAACTTTATGCTGCATTACCATTATTGTTTACGTGGATGCAAAGAATGCATATATAGAGATAAAAGATAATGGAAAAGGTATTCCGCCTACCCTGCACGATAAAATATTTGTGCCGAACTTCACGACCAAAACATCAGGTACGGGTTTAGGCTTAGCCTTTGTTAAGCAGGCTGTAGAAAACGCAGGCGGTTCAGTTAAATTTACTTCGATAAGCGGTTTAGGAACAACGTTCTATTTGAACTTTCCTTTAGCTTAA